From the Acidovorax sp. NCPPB 3576 genome, the window GGCCGCAAGTACCCGCCGATCACCGCAGGCGACTACCTGCGCCAGCGCATCACGGCGAATTTCGCCAAGTACTGAAGAGCGGCTGCGCCGGTGCTAGTCCGTGGCCGTCAGCGGCGCGGGCATGGTTTCGGACTGGCCGCGCGCCGGCAGGACGATGTGAAAAATGCTGCCCTGGGCCGCGTTGCTGGCATGGATGCGGCCGCCGAAGGCCTCGACGATCTTGCGGCAGATGGCCAGCCCCAGGCCCGTGCCGCCGGAGCCGTCGCGCGTCTTGCTCGACTGCACGAAGGCTTCGAAGATGCGGTCCAGTTCCTCCTCGGGCACGCCCGGGCCGCTGTCCTCGATCTCGATGTGGATCTGCCCCAGGGCGTCGATGAAGCCGCGCAGTTCGATGGTCGAGCCCCCGGGCGAGAACTTGATCGCGTTCGCCAGCACGTTGCGCACGACCTGCTGGAACCGCAAGGGGTCCGCCTTGGCGACCAGCGGCAGGTCCGGCAGGTCCAGCTGCAGGTACAGCCGGTGCCGGGCGAGCAGGGGATCGAACTCCCGCGCCACCGAGCGGATGAGCCCGCGCAGGTCGGTGCGCTCCAGGTGGAACGTGCCCACCGTGCTTTCGATCTTGGCCACGTCCAGCAGATCGTTGACCAGCGTGAGCATGCGCTGCCCGGCGGAGTGGATGTCGGTGAACATGCCGCCCAGCCGCGCATCCGCCGGGCTGCGCAGGGTGCCCAGTTCGGCGAACCCGATGATCGACTGCAGCGGCGTGCGCAGCTCGTGGCTCATGTTGGCCACGAACTCCGACTTGGTGCGCGAGGCCTCCTCGGCCGCGTTGCGCGCCTCCTGGATGGCGCGCTCGGCCATGCGGAAATCGGTCACGTCCATCAGGATGCTCAGCACGCCGGTGGCATGGTCCATCTCGTCCGTCAGCACCGCCTTGAAAACGCGGGCGTCGCGGTGGGAGCCGTCCCCGTGCAGCAGCCGCGTCTCCAGCGTCATCTTGCCGCCATGCATCAGCAGGTGCTGGTTCGCCTCGACCACCACGTTGGCCTCGTCGAGCGGCAAAAAGGCATGCAGCCGCTCGCCGATCACCTGCGCACGGGCCATGCCCTTGTATTCCTCCCAGGCGCGGTTCACCAGCACCACGCAATGGTTGCCGTCGGTCAGGGACATGGGCAGGGGGTTGGTGTCGAGCAGCAGGTTCTGGAAGGCCAGTTGGGCCTGCAGCTTGAGCTGGGCCTGCCAGCGCTCGGTCACGTCCACCGCGCTGCCGGCAAAGCCGGCGATGCGCCCTTCGCTGATGAGCGGGGCCACCGCCAGTTCGAACAGCAGATGGCGGCCGTCGGCGCTGCGGATGAGGGCCTGGCAGGTGCGCGCCTGGATGGTGGATTCGGTGTCCAGCATGGCCACGACCTCGCTGCGGCTGGCCGGGTCCACGATGTCCGCCAGCGTCTGCCCCACGGCGTGCGAGGGGCTGCGCCCGCTGATCGTGTCCCACCGCGCGTTGGCGTAGGTGATGACGCCCTGGGCATCGGTGCGAAAGATCAGCTCCTGCACGCTGCTGATCAGCACCGCCAGATCGTGCTGGCTCTGCGCGATTTTTCGCTGTGCCTGGTTCATCGAGCGCTGCGCGGCCTCGCGCGCGCGCAGGCCGCGCCAGGCCGTGGCGGTCAGCACGAGGGCCAGCAGCACGGCGGCCAGGCCGATGCCCAGCATGCTGCGGGCCTCCTGCAGCCACCGGTCCTGCGCCATCGCGTAGGGCTCCTCGACGATCGCCACCAGCGGCTTGTCGCGCGAGGCGCGGAACGCCACGATGCGGTCGCCGCCCAGCACGCCCGCGCCGGTGTAGCTGGCGTAGTCGCGCTGGGGCAGGTAGCTGTGGAAGATGGGCAGGCTGTCGATCCGTCGGCCCATCAGCTTGGCGGCGGGGGCAGAGGTGGCCAGCACCTGGCCGTCGTCGCTGGCGATCACCGCGTCGTAGCTGAGGGACTCCAGCGTGAGGTACTGGAAGTTCGACAGCGCGCCGGGGTTCACCAGGCCCACGAGCATCAAATCCCTGCCGCCGTTGTTGCGAAAGCCGCGCAGCAGCGGGATGAACGACATGCCCGGGGGTGCCACGTCGGGGGCCGTGGTGCGGCGCAGGCTGCCCAGGCTGCGGCCCGGCACCAGCGGGCCGATCCGCTGGTGTTCTTCTTCCACCCAGGGCCCCAGGCCCGTGACGTCGATGAAGGTGCCGGCCTCGCCAAGGAAGGTGCTGGCGATCACCAGGCCCTTGGTGTCCACCACCGCCACGCCCCGCATGAAGGGCAGCCCCGCCAGCACCTGTCGCATCGCATTCTCCATCGCCGGCGGGCTGGAGGGGGCATCGGTCAGGGCCTGCGAATGCGCGAGCACGCCCAGCGCCATGTCGCCGGCGTCGAAGGTGCGGGCGGCCTGGTCTTCGATAATGCGGGCCAGCAACTGGGCCTGCACCTGGCTGGCCGCCACCGTCGCGCGCATGTCGTTGGCGGCGAGGAGGGCCATCGCCATGGCGGCCAGCAGCGCTGCCGCCAGGCCGGCCGCGAGGACGAGGGAACTGACCGGCAGCCCGCGAAACCGCAGTGCCGGCTCTGCCGCCAACGAGGAGGGGGAGGGGCCGCGGGGCTTCATGTCAGGGCTCGATCACTTGGCTCAGGCCGTTCTTTTCCGCTGCGGCCTTGAGCCGGCCGTCGCGCTTGATGCGCGCCACGAAATCGTTCATCTTGCCGAGCCAATCGCCGTCGCCGGGGCGAACCGCATAGGCGTACGGGATGACCCGGATGGGCCGCGACGGAACGAGCAGCTTGGCCCAGTTGGCGTTGTCCAGCAACTGGCGGCTGTAGAAGTAGTTGGTCATGAACACATCCACGCGGCCCGAGATGAGTTCCTGCTCGCGCGTGGCGGGCGCATCGACCGGCACCACCATCGCGTGCTGCAGTTGCGCCGTCATGAGCGGGCCCGTCAAGGTGCCCTGCTGCACGCCCACCCGCACGCCTGGGCGATCGATGTCGGACCACTGCGCCACCACGGCATTGTTCTTGGTGGTGATGGCATACACATCGCTGTGCAGGTAGGGCCGCGTGAAACTCAGCACCTGCTGGCGCTGCGGCGTCACGGCGATGGCGGACATGGCCACCTCGCACCGCTGGCTCGTCAGGTCGGCCACCAGGGTCGGAAACGACGAATCCACGTATTCGATGCGTGCGCCCAGGTCTTTCGCGAGTTCGGCCGACAGGTCGATGTCGATGCCCTTCAGTTCGCGCGTGCGGGGATGGCGGTAGGTCACACCGTAATAGGCGGGCCAGATGCAGACCCGCAAGACCCCGGTCGAGCGCACCCGCTCGGCCACCGGCCCCGCGTGCGCGGCCGGCCACCCGGCCAGGCAGGCCCACCCGAGCAGCGACAGTGAAAGGGCGATCCGCTTCATGCCATCCATTTTCTTCAGGGCCGGGCCCTGAACGGGTCGGGACGCGCGATGTCCCCGAGGTGTCGGCTGGCGAGGCCCGCGGCCTGGAGGATCAGCGCATCATAGGGGCCGCAGCGCTTCGGGAGGGCCGGCAGGGCGGGCGTCTCCCACGGCGTTGTGCCGGATTCTCGCCGGACGCTCATGCAGAGACGATCAGTGGTGCAGGCCATGGCAGCAGATGGTGGAAAAATGATAAAAATAAAAATCGACGCCGTTTGCCGATTTTAATCATAAAAATCATTTTTATCATCTTTAAATTGGTTTGTTTTGAACCCAACAGCGGCACAATTCACGCATGGCAATATCTGCTCCTGAGATCCCCGACGCGACCGATCACTGCACCACCCTGGAGGTGGCCAAGCTGCTCGGCATGGCCGTTCGATCCGTTCAACTCATGGTGGACCGGGGAGAACTGCAAGCCTGGAAGACACCCGGCGGGCACCGCCGCATCTCCCGCGCCTCGGTGCAGCAATGGCTGCAGGGCAACAAGGCGGCGCCCGCCGTGCCGCACACCCGCCGCGCGAGCGACGCACGGCCTGGAGAGGACTCCGCCGCGCCCAAAAAGCCCTTGCTGCTGCTCATCGAGGATTCGACGCACTTTCAGAACCTCATCCAGCTCATCGTGCAGCAGCAGTTTCCCGAGCTGGCGCTCCAGGTGGCCGACGACGGCATCGCCGGGCTGGCCCTGTACGGGCAATTGCAGCCCGACATCCTGATCGTGGACATCTTGCTGCCCGGCCTGGATGGCGCGACGCTGATCACCACGCTGCGCTCGCACCCCCAGTTCGCGCGCAGCGAACTCATCGTGGTGACCTCGCTCGACGAATCGCAGCGCGCGCCCTACGCCTTCGCGCTGCAAGGCGTGGCCGTGATCCACAAGCCGCGCCTGGTGGCCGAATTGCCTGCCGCGCTGCAGGCCTGCCTGGAGACGCTGCGCCGTGGATGAGCCGGTCGTCCTCCTGGTGGAAGACGATGCGCTGGTGTCCCGCTTCGTCGGCATGGTGCTCGACGATCTGCCGATCCGCCTGCAGGTCTGCAGCAGCGTGGAACAGGCGCTGCAGTTTCTGGCGGAGCAGCGCGTTCAATTGGTCATCACCGATCTGATGATGCCCGGCGAGTCCGGCATGGGGCTGATCCAGCGCATGACCGCCGACCGCGCCCTGGCCGCCGATGCCAAGGTCGTGGTGTTCAGCGCGGGCTTGAACACCAAGGTGCGCGAGCAGCTCGCATCGATGAACATCTGGCGCACGCTGGCCAAGCCCGCCTCGGTGGGCGACCTGCAAGGCTGCGTGCGGGATGCGCTGCAACTGGCTGGCCAAAAAGCGCCCACGTCCCCGCCGTCCGAGCCTGCCGCCCCGGCAGCGCCGGGCCTGGCGGAACACGAAGCCCTCGCGGTGGCCACGCACTTCGCCCACAACCGGCCCCTGTTCGAAACCTACCGTGAACGTTGTTTCGTGCAGTTCCCCAGGGATTGCGCGGAAGGCGACCAGGCCGCTGCCGTGGCCGACCTGGCCGTGCTGCGCCGGCTGGCGCACAACCTGCGCACCGTGCTGCTCACGCTCGGGCGCACCGAGGGCCACCAGGTGGCCACCCGCCTGGAAGAGGCCGCTTGCGCCGAAGACGCCCCGGCCGCCGTGGCGGGCTGGAAGGCTTTGCGGGAGCATCTGGCCCCCTGAGTCTGCGGGCCGTTGCCCGCGGTGTTTGCCGAACGGCGTTGCAGCCTTCACGCTGGCGCGCCCCGGCCCGGGCTTGTGCCGACCACTTCACGGCATGACCCAGCGGTCCGCCGCTGCCCGGATGTGCGAGCGCATGGCCGATTCCGCCAGCAAGGGGTCGCGCGCCGCGAGGCAGCGGTAGATCTGCTCATGCTCGGCCAGGGCCGCATGCCACGTTGGCTGGCCTTCCAGTCGCTCGCGCATGTGGCTGGCCAGCGGCCCGCGGCGCTCGTCGAACAGGCTGCCCACCAGTCGCACCAGCACCGAGTTGCCGGTCATCTCCGCGATGCGCACGTGGAACTCGCGGTCGTGCTCCAGCACGTCGCGCCCGGCCGCGATGTCGGCGCGCATGGCGTCGATGCTCGCCTGCACGCGGGCGAGGCCCTCCGGCGTGGCATGCACGCACGCCAGCACGATGACCGCCCCCTCCACCGCACCGCGCGCCTGCATCAGCTCGGCCGGGCTCTCGCCCATGGACGGGGGCAGGGCGGAGCGCCGCAGCGCGCGGCTGCACACGTACACGCCCGAGCCCATGCGGATCTCCACGCTGCCTTCGATCTCCAGCGCGATCAGCGCCTCGCGCAGCGAGGGGCGTGACACGCCCAGCTGCTGCGCCAGATCGCGCTCGGGCGGCAGGCGGCTGCCTTCCCGGTAGTCGCCCTGCTGGATCAACAGGCGCACCTTGTCCGCGATCTGGTGGTACAGGCGCCGGGATTCGAAGGCTTTGGAAGAATCGATCATCAAGGGAATGGTGAAATTGGCCAGACCATATGGCCTGACCAAAAAAGGGATTGCGCGCAGTGTAGGGGGTGAATTCACCAGATTCCAAGCATTGGATCGCTGAAAGCCCTGCGGCTGGGGTTAACCCGGTAAGGCCAATTTGAATTTGGCGCTCAAATTGGCCTTACCAGAAACCCCTGCGATGGGCCGCCGAGCGGTCCGAACGCCGACACTGCCTTGAACTACGCTTTCGACTTCTCCGCGCCGCTGGCCTACTGGCCCGACCTCCTGGCAGGGGCGTGGACCACGCTGTCGCTGTCGCTGGCATCGACCTTCTTCGGCTTCCTGGTGGGCGTGTTCTGCGCCCTGGCCAACACCGGCCGCTCGCGCTGGCTGGCCCGGCTGGCGGGGGTGTACATCGAGGTCATCCGCAACACGCCGCTGCTGGTGCAGGTGTTCATCGTGTACTTCGGGCTGGCCTCGCTGGGCCTGCAGGTGGGCGCGTTCACGGCGGCCATCGTGGCGCTGGTGGTGAACGTGGGGGCCTACACCAGCGAGATCGTGCGGGCGGGCATCGAGTCGATTCCCAAAAGCCAGCTGGAGGCGGCCGAGTGCATGGGCCTGTCGCGCTGGCAGACGCTGCGCCACGTGGTGCTGCCGCCGGCCATCGAGCGCGTGTACCCGGCGCTGTCCAGCCAGTACGTGCTGCTGATGCTTGCCTCGTCGATCTGCTCGCAGATCTCGGCGGAGGAACTGACGGCGGTCGCCAACCGCATCCAGTCGGACACCTTCCGCTCGGTGGAGACCTATCTCATCGTGGCCGCGGCGTATCTGGCGATGTCGCTGGTGATGCGCGGCGCGCTGTGGCTGGTGGCCATGGTCGCCTTCCCGCGCCGCCGGCGTCTGGGCACCCCCCTTTGAAAGCCGCAGGCACGCACCATGGGCTTTCTCAACGCATCGCACTTTCAATTCCTGTTCAACGGCCTGCTGTGGACCGTGGGGCTTTCGCTGCTGGCGTTCGCCGGCGGCGGGCTGCTCGGCTTTGCCGTGGCGCTCGGCAGCTCGTACGGGCCACGCTGGTCGCGCCTGGCCGTGTCTCTCTACATCAAGCTGATCCAGGGCACGCCGCTCCTGGTGCTGCTGCCGCTGGCGTATTTCGGCCTGCCCTCGCTCGGGTTCGACGTGGCGCCGCTCACGGCGGCGGCGCTGGCGCTGTCGATCTACGTGTCGGCCTACCTGGGCGAGATCTGGCGCGGCTGCATCGAGTCGGTGCCGCGCACGCAGGCCGAGGCCGCCGAGTGCCTGGCCCTGCGCTGGCACCAGCGCGTGTGGCACGTGATCCTGCCGCAGGCCGTGAAGATCGCCACGCCGCCCACCGTGGGCTTCATGGTGCAGATCGTCAAGAACACCTCGCTGGCCTCGGCCATCGGCTTCGTGGAGCTGGCGCGCGCGGGTCAGATCATCAACAACTCCACCTTTGAGCCGTTCGTGATCTTCGTGATCGTGGCGGCCCTGTATTTCGCCCTGTGTTACCCGCTGTCGGTGCTGAGCCGGCGCCTGGAGAGGAGCTTTCATGTCGCCCATCGTTGAGATCGAGAACATCTCCAAATGCTTCGGCGCCACGCGCGTGCTGGAGGGCGTGTCGTTCACGGTGAACAAGGGCTCGGTGGTGGCCATCATCGGCCAGAGCGGATCGGGCAAGAGCACGGCGCTGCGCTGCATCGACCGGCTGGAGACGGTGGATGCCGGCCGCATCCGCGTGTGCGGCCACGAGGTGACCGCGCCGGGGCTCAACCTGCACCAGCTGCGCCGCGACGTGGGCATCGTGTTCCAGAGCTACAACCTGTTCCCCCACCTCACCGTGCTGGAGAACATCATGCTGGCCCC encodes:
- a CDS encoding sensor histidine kinase, which gives rise to MKPRGPSPSSLAAEPALRFRGLPVSSLVLAAGLAAALLAAMAMALLAANDMRATVAASQVQAQLLARIIEDQAARTFDAGDMALGVLAHSQALTDAPSSPPAMENAMRQVLAGLPFMRGVAVVDTKGLVIASTFLGEAGTFIDVTGLGPWVEEEHQRIGPLVPGRSLGSLRRTTAPDVAPPGMSFIPLLRGFRNNGGRDLMLVGLVNPGALSNFQYLTLESLSYDAVIASDDGQVLATSAPAAKLMGRRIDSLPIFHSYLPQRDYASYTGAGVLGGDRIVAFRASRDKPLVAIVEEPYAMAQDRWLQEARSMLGIGLAAVLLALVLTATAWRGLRAREAAQRSMNQAQRKIAQSQHDLAVLISSVQELIFRTDAQGVITYANARWDTISGRSPSHAVGQTLADIVDPASRSEVVAMLDTESTIQARTCQALIRSADGRHLLFELAVAPLISEGRIAGFAGSAVDVTERWQAQLKLQAQLAFQNLLLDTNPLPMSLTDGNHCVVLVNRAWEEYKGMARAQVIGERLHAFLPLDEANVVVEANQHLLMHGGKMTLETRLLHGDGSHRDARVFKAVLTDEMDHATGVLSILMDVTDFRMAERAIQEARNAAEEASRTKSEFVANMSHELRTPLQSIIGFAELGTLRSPADARLGGMFTDIHSAGQRMLTLVNDLLDVAKIESTVGTFHLERTDLRGLIRSVAREFDPLLARHRLYLQLDLPDLPLVAKADPLRFQQVVRNVLANAIKFSPGGSTIELRGFIDALGQIHIEIEDSGPGVPEEELDRIFEAFVQSSKTRDGSGGTGLGLAICRKIVEAFGGRIHASNAAQGSIFHIVLPARGQSETMPAPLTATD
- a CDS encoding ABC transporter substrate-binding protein, coding for MKRIALSLSLLGWACLAGWPAAHAGPVAERVRSTGVLRVCIWPAYYGVTYRHPRTRELKGIDIDLSAELAKDLGARIEYVDSSFPTLVADLTSQRCEVAMSAIAVTPQRQQVLSFTRPYLHSDVYAITTKNNAVVAQWSDIDRPGVRVGVQQGTLTGPLMTAQLQHAMVVPVDAPATREQELISGRVDVFMTNYFYSRQLLDNANWAKLLVPSRPIRVIPYAYAVRPGDGDWLGKMNDFVARIKRDGRLKAAAEKNGLSQVIEP
- a CDS encoding response regulator, with amino-acid sequence MAISAPEIPDATDHCTTLEVAKLLGMAVRSVQLMVDRGELQAWKTPGGHRRISRASVQQWLQGNKAAPAVPHTRRASDARPGEDSAAPKKPLLLLIEDSTHFQNLIQLIVQQQFPELALQVADDGIAGLALYGQLQPDILIVDILLPGLDGATLITTLRSHPQFARSELIVVTSLDESQRAPYAFALQGVAVIHKPRLVAELPAALQACLETLRRG
- a CDS encoding response regulator, yielding MDEPVVLLVEDDALVSRFVGMVLDDLPIRLQVCSSVEQALQFLAEQRVQLVITDLMMPGESGMGLIQRMTADRALAADAKVVVFSAGLNTKVREQLASMNIWRTLAKPASVGDLQGCVRDALQLAGQKAPTSPPSEPAAPAAPGLAEHEALAVATHFAHNRPLFETYRERCFVQFPRDCAEGDQAAAVADLAVLRRLAHNLRTVLLTLGRTEGHQVATRLEEAACAEDAPAAVAGWKALREHLAP
- a CDS encoding FadR/GntR family transcriptional regulator, with the protein product MIDSSKAFESRRLYHQIADKVRLLIQQGDYREGSRLPPERDLAQQLGVSRPSLREALIALEIEGSVEIRMGSGVYVCSRALRRSALPPSMGESPAELMQARGAVEGAVIVLACVHATPEGLARVQASIDAMRADIAAGRDVLEHDREFHVRIAEMTGNSVLVRLVGSLFDERRGPLASHMRERLEGQPTWHAALAEHEQIYRCLAARDPLLAESAMRSHIRAAADRWVMP
- a CDS encoding amino acid ABC transporter permease produces the protein MNYAFDFSAPLAYWPDLLAGAWTTLSLSLASTFFGFLVGVFCALANTGRSRWLARLAGVYIEVIRNTPLLVQVFIVYFGLASLGLQVGAFTAAIVALVVNVGAYTSEIVRAGIESIPKSQLEAAECMGLSRWQTLRHVVLPPAIERVYPALSSQYVLLMLASSICSQISAEELTAVANRIQSDTFRSVETYLIVAAAYLAMSLVMRGALWLVAMVAFPRRRRLGTPL
- a CDS encoding amino acid ABC transporter permease yields the protein MGFLNASHFQFLFNGLLWTVGLSLLAFAGGGLLGFAVALGSSYGPRWSRLAVSLYIKLIQGTPLLVLLPLAYFGLPSLGFDVAPLTAAALALSIYVSAYLGEIWRGCIESVPRTQAEAAECLALRWHQRVWHVILPQAVKIATPPTVGFMVQIVKNTSLASAIGFVELARAGQIINNSTFEPFVIFVIVAALYFALCYPLSVLSRRLERSFHVAHR